In the Pseudolabrys taiwanensis genome, one interval contains:
- a CDS encoding M23 family metallopeptidase produces the protein MEHTRSRNAYRSRAADAIELGNEPPLSVDGGNNGFVDRRRVSVQWFAGTILTALCGAALMGGAVFTSLDGEANFAALPERVEVALRGALGANNDRLGARKSDRLPTAEEPNFARQVIRVSTITRAGNHEVVRVRPFVRIAGNLSLTSSDLTANIPPFNPQRMLADNSDTNTPEGTPAAEPEAEVAFVMRDLAPMMPKLKIALQSPSDEVLARVREAADWSEKAANHVAVAPDITGIKLAYAGNTPPDPYAGFEARIVPENITLLPKTTTETTGGNAFNEKVVVAKKGDTVLTMLRDLGANADDIASVIRVLNRGRDGGIREGQKLRVLMSPIPGTQPPRLQPVRVIIAGDSSIDAVVALADTGKYVSVDVRNVDTEVAQNSDTSEDENDTSGVRLYQSVYETALRNQIPKPIIEELIKIYSYDVDFQRKVQPGDSFEVLYAGEDEAPAADSRSDVLFAALTVGGETKKFYRFQSPDDGLVDYYDETGKSAKKFLVRKPLVAGIMRSSFGIRRHPILGYTKMHTGVDWAAPSGTPIYAAGNGTIEKVGWESGYGKFILLRHNNGYETAYGHMSAYARGMDEGKRVRQGQVIGFVGSTGLSTGSHVHYEIRINGRFVDPMRIKLPRGRELQGPVMAAFDKERERLDGLMARKPARVATNAPAGR, from the coding sequence CGCGCAACGCTTACCGATCACGGGCGGCCGATGCCATCGAGCTCGGCAATGAGCCGCCACTGTCGGTCGATGGCGGCAACAACGGCTTCGTCGACCGCCGCCGCGTGTCGGTCCAGTGGTTCGCCGGTACGATCCTCACCGCGCTATGCGGTGCCGCGCTCATGGGCGGGGCCGTCTTCACCTCGCTGGATGGCGAAGCCAACTTCGCGGCGCTGCCGGAGCGCGTTGAGGTTGCCCTGCGCGGCGCGCTCGGCGCCAACAACGACCGCCTTGGCGCGCGCAAGAGCGATCGCCTGCCGACCGCGGAAGAGCCAAACTTCGCCCGCCAGGTCATTCGCGTTTCCACCATCACGCGCGCGGGCAATCACGAAGTGGTGCGCGTACGCCCCTTCGTGCGCATCGCCGGCAACCTGTCGCTCACCTCATCCGATCTCACCGCCAACATTCCGCCGTTCAATCCGCAGCGGATGCTCGCGGACAACTCCGACACCAACACGCCGGAAGGCACGCCGGCCGCGGAGCCGGAAGCCGAAGTCGCATTCGTCATGCGCGACCTCGCGCCGATGATGCCGAAGCTGAAAATCGCGTTGCAGTCGCCCAGCGACGAAGTGCTGGCGCGCGTGCGCGAGGCGGCGGACTGGAGCGAGAAGGCCGCCAATCACGTCGCCGTCGCGCCCGATATCACCGGCATCAAGCTCGCTTATGCCGGCAACACGCCGCCGGATCCGTATGCCGGCTTCGAAGCGCGCATCGTTCCCGAAAACATCACGCTGCTGCCGAAGACCACGACCGAAACGACCGGCGGCAACGCCTTCAACGAGAAGGTCGTCGTCGCCAAGAAGGGCGACACGGTGCTGACAATGCTGCGCGATCTCGGCGCCAACGCCGACGATATCGCCTCGGTCATTCGCGTGCTCAACCGCGGCCGCGACGGCGGCATCCGCGAAGGCCAAAAGCTGCGCGTGCTGATGTCCCCGATACCCGGCACGCAACCCCCGCGGCTGCAACCGGTCCGGGTGATCATCGCCGGCGATTCCTCCATCGACGCGGTCGTCGCGCTCGCCGACACCGGCAAATACGTCTCGGTCGACGTGCGTAACGTCGACACGGAAGTCGCGCAAAACAGCGATACTAGCGAGGACGAGAACGACACGTCCGGCGTGCGGCTCTACCAGAGCGTCTACGAAACCGCGCTGCGCAACCAGATTCCGAAGCCGATCATCGAAGAGCTGATCAAGATTTATTCTTACGACGTCGACTTCCAGCGCAAGGTGCAGCCGGGCGACTCGTTCGAAGTGCTCTACGCCGGCGAGGACGAAGCGCCGGCCGCCGACAGCCGCAGCGATGTGTTGTTCGCCGCGCTCACCGTCGGCGGCGAGACCAAGAAATTCTATCGTTTCCAGTCGCCGGACGACGGTCTGGTCGACTACTACGACGAGACCGGCAAGAGCGCGAAGAAGTTCCTGGTGCGTAAGCCGCTGGTCGCCGGCATCATGCGATCGTCCTTCGGCATCCGCCGTCATCCGATCCTCGGCTACACCAAGATGCACACCGGCGTGGACTGGGCGGCGCCTTCCGGTACGCCGATTTATGCCGCCGGCAACGGCACGATCGAGAAGGTCGGTTGGGAATCCGGCTACGGCAAGTTCATCCTGCTGCGTCACAACAATGGCTATGAGACCGCCTACGGCCACATGAGCGCCTATGCGCGCGGCATGGACGAGGGCAAACGGGTGCGACAGGGCCAGGTGATCGGCTTCGTCGGCTCGACCGGCTTGTCGACCGGCTCGCACGTGCATTACGAAATCCGCATCAACGGCCGCTTCGTCGACCCGATGCGCATCAAGCTGCCGCGCGGCCGCGAACTGCAGGGGCCGGTGATGGCCGCCTTCGACAAGGAGCGCGAGCGCCTCGATGGCCTGATGGCGCGCAAACCGGCGCGCGTCGCGACGAACGCGCCGGCCGGACGATAG